In Stieleria varia, one genomic interval encodes:
- a CDS encoding CheR family methyltransferase, with translation MSHELDPSFNRDARRSDLLLHPTESLTNGRPIDGAIELCVRLHEWCGVYLEPTKTYLIENRLRSLMDDLGIHDYKSLIEIASSGSGMPIRNRIIDALTTHETLFFRDSAPFEVIANHLVPGIREMSRFGSPRLSVWTAACSTGQESYSIAIQLLESVPDIKQWNLSILGTDVSSAIIERARTGVYFDHEVRRGLTPQRLQKYFVQESEDWRINDCVREMVHFEVQNINDSTQPQGPFDVIFCRNVLIYFSVDDARRILQKIAGRLASSGRLFLGSSEVPRNINDFLTMENIGGATCYRRKE, from the coding sequence ATGTCGCACGAACTAGACCCCTCTTTCAATCGTGATGCGCGACGCAGTGACCTGTTGCTGCATCCGACTGAATCACTTACCAATGGGCGTCCAATTGACGGTGCAATTGAACTGTGTGTACGTCTGCATGAATGGTGCGGAGTTTATCTGGAACCCACGAAGACATACCTGATCGAGAATCGACTTCGATCTCTCATGGATGATCTCGGCATCCATGACTACAAGAGTCTGATCGAAATCGCAAGCTCTGGGAGCGGGATGCCGATTCGCAATCGAATCATCGATGCACTGACGACTCACGAGACTCTCTTCTTTCGCGACTCTGCTCCGTTCGAAGTCATTGCCAACCACTTGGTTCCAGGGATTCGTGAGATGAGTCGATTCGGATCGCCACGTTTGAGCGTCTGGACCGCAGCTTGTAGCACCGGGCAAGAATCCTACAGCATTGCCATCCAACTTCTCGAGTCGGTACCAGATATCAAACAATGGAATCTATCCATCCTGGGGACAGATGTTTCGTCGGCAATCATTGAGCGCGCGAGAACGGGCGTCTATTTCGATCATGAAGTCCGTCGGGGTTTGACACCACAGCGATTGCAAAAGTACTTCGTTCAAGAATCAGAGGACTGGAGGATCAACGATTGCGTTCGTGAAATGGTGCATTTCGAGGTGCAAAACATCAACGATTCGACTCAACCACAAGGGCCATTCGATGTCATCTTTTGTCGAAATGTGCTGATCTACTTTTCGGTCGATGACGCAAGGCGGATTCTGCAGAAGATTGCCGGTCGGCTGGCATCCAGTGGCCGACTTTTTTTGGGCAGCAGCGAGGTGCCTCGCAATATCAATGATTTCCTAACGATGGAAAATATTGGCGGGGCAACCTGTTATCGGCGAAAGGAGTGA